Part of the Armatimonadota bacterium genome is shown below.
GAGGCACCGATCATGTTTCGACATATACTCTCAATGCTTCTTCTCTGCATGGGATTCGCCGCTCTGGCAAAGCCGACCATGATCAAGCCATGGTCGGCCGACGAGTCGAAGACGTGGATACTGCACGTCAGCCCATTGCCGAAGTCCGTCGAGATCACGGGGAGAGCCGTGCGGTCGAGAGGAGCCATCAGGGTCGTGCCGCGAAGCGGCCTCGACATGCTCGGGACGCGCGCCGTGCGGGAACTGATGGAGAGCATCGGGCACTATGAGGACGTGCGCTTTGTCGGGCCGTGGAGTTTCACCATCGCCCCGCAGATCGGCGGACCGGATGCCGAACCGCTCCGCAGGTTGAGGAACTCCGAGCAGGCATACCGCATCATCGCCGGTGAGAACAACAAGGGCCTCAAGCTCGTCGCGCTCGACTCACGAGGACTGTACTACGCGTCGAAGACGCTCCAGCAACTCATCAAGGCGTACAGCAAGGGCGACGAGATCGTCATCCCGATCGCAAATGTGACGGACTGGCCGGACCTGGAGTACCGAGGCCTCTGGGGCGCGGACAACGCCGAGCCGGAGAACCTCGCATGGGTTGCCCGGGTGAAGATGAATCTCGCCGAGCAGATCGCCGCCGTCGGCGTTGACGAGAGCGGCAGGCCGTGGGCGAAGCTGAAGTCCGGGCGCGAACCGATGGTAGAGATCGGGCCGGGATACGGCATCATGCCGATATCCTCAATACTGCACCTGGAGCAGGTCGGCAACAAGGGTGTCTTCCAGGCGTACCCGAACTTGAAGGCGCAGGGGGGCCAGGTGGGAGCGATCTGCTACTCACAGCCGGAGATCGTGGACATCATCGCGGGATGGCTCATTGACCTCGGCAGGCTGTATCCCGAGGTGGACGTCTGGCTCGCCGAGAACCTTCACCAGCAGGGCGGGTGCCGGTGCGAGGAGTGCGCGAAGACAGACCGGAACGTCCTGGAGGCGCGGACCGTGTTCGCCGCGTGGAGGAGAGCCCGAGAAACGATCCCCGAGCTGAAGATCATCATTCTGACCAGCGAGGAGACGGAGAGTAGCAACGAGAGGATCTTCGCCGAACTGCCGGAAGGTGTGAAGGTCTGGTACTACCACAGCCTGCTCACCTACACAGCCGGAGACGATCAGATGATCCGCCCGTACATCGCGGAGACCGCCCGGAAGGGACGCTGGATCGGCGTCTGCCCGAGCCTTGTCCCATACGTCCACTTCACCCAGCCGTTCACGGGGGCGGACTTCGTGCGCGCGCGAATGAACGAGTTCTCTGACAAGGGCCTCTCCGGCTTGATGGGATACATCGTGCCGAGGCTTAGGTACGCCGCCTTCAACCTCGAGGCCGCCGCAGAGTGGTCGTGGAACGCTAGGGGGCGCACCTCCCGCGAGTTTGCGCTCTCGTACGCGGTCAGGCACGGAATCAAGCACCCTGAGAGGTTCGCGGAGTGGTCGGAAACGCTCGGGCCGGTCGCGTGGGACGTCTACGCCTCAGACTGGCCGGGAGGCCAGCAGAGAACCGTCAGCCCGCCGGTCGCCCGGCAACTCAGGGAGGGTACCCTGCCCCATCTCGGATACGTGCTGTGGGACGCATACCGCACTCCATTTGGCGGGATCGGAACGGAGGAGCAGTTGAACCTCGATGTGGAGGCGGCGGAGAAGGCTGTCCGGATCGCGCGGCAGATGGGTGATGAGGAGTGGATACAGGAGAGCCTCGTCGTCCAGGGGTACATCCGCTCGCTCAAGGCGCTATGGGAACTGAGAGGCCTCACGAAACCGGATGGATCAGTGAGCGACCGGAACGCCGCGGGCAACCACTTCCGCATGTACGTCAGCGGGCTGGACCAGGCGGCGCAGGCGCTCCAGAAGTGGGAGGCATGCATCAACGACGGCAAACGGCCCGACGAGGCGTTCACGGACAAGCCAGTGAGCTTCATCCACGACATGATCGAGCAGATGACGGCGGTGGCGCAGGAGTACGGGATCGAGCTCTGAACCTTACCTCGCCACATGCATCCAGTCGTGCAGGAGGAAGTAGACCCGGCCGATGAGGAGCGACATGCGCGCCATTACCGTCGAGCCGAACATCGCCCCGAAGGCGAACATGAGGAACCACCGCCCGAGAGTCGCCGGGGCTCGGTGGGCGCAAGTCCTGTGCTCGAAAGAGAAGAAGAAGTAGGACATCACGGTCAGCAGGATCACCATCGCCAGGATGTTGCTGACCATCGTCGGCCACGGAACGCCCCACAGCGGCTTGAACGACGCCTCGATACGGTCCACGTTCAGCCCCGCGAACCCCTTGAAGACCGCGCCGGAAACGAGTCCCAGCAGCGCTCCGAAGATGATCCGGCTGATCCAGACGTGCCGCTTGCTGTAGATGAAGTAGAACATCGCCCCGCCGACCAGCGCGAAGACCCAGTACCACTCACCGGCCGTGATGCGGTCCCACCAGAGCGGCTTAAGCGTCTGCGACCACGCGATGTATGTGTAATATCCCGCCGCCGCGCCGATGTAAATGTGCTCCACGAGGCGGTAGACCGGGTTCTCCTTGTAGAGGATGGAGTATATCCCGAGCGTCGCCCCGACCGCGAGCCAGAGCGCGATGGTCTGGGTCAGACTCGTGTTCGACAGCCATGAGGTAAGTGTGTGCATGTCCTCCTCGCGCTATTCCTCTCTCCGCCGCCTGCGCGAACTCATGAACCCGATGTTGCCGACGATTATCAGCACTATTATCAGCAGATGCGAGGTAGAGAGCGATCCCGCGGCCCGCGTGGCAAAGTCCTTGTGGCCGAGCATCGCCTCATATTCCGCCGCGCCCTTCATCCCGGTGAGCATGCCCTTGATCTGCCCGGCGTCGAGCGGATTGAAGCCTTCGGGCGCCATCACGGCGGTCGGGCAGTAGACGATCGGCGTTCGGTACGAGCCGTAGATGTAGGCGATCCAGTAGTCGAGAGTGCCTGAGGGAGTCACTTCTGCGATCATGCCGACGTCGCCGTCCTTTACGCTCCTGATTCCCTTCATGATCGCGAACGACTCGACGGGATTACCGTCAATGTCCGACTTGACGGTGCCGGGTATGTCCCTGCCGATGCCCATAATGAAGGGTATCATGGCCCCGCCCGGACGATATCCCCAGTGGATCCAGTCCTTGCCGTACTCCTTGCCGAACTCGGCGCCGATCTTCTTCGCGGAGTCGTAGGCGAACTTGCTGCCCTGGGGCATGAAGGCGACGATGGCAAACTTCTTGTTTCGCATCATCAGGTGTCGTATCAGGGCCTCGGTTTGCGGGCGGCTCTCGGCGATCGTGCCGGAATCCCAGAGGATATCAATGATCGCAATCGTGTCGGGCGGCATCTTCTCGACGGTATCGTAGACGCCGCGGACCGCGGGGGTGATCGTCATCGGCTGGTCGAACCCCCAGATCAGCGGTACCGCCACCAAGATTGCCAGGAGTGCGTACATGTACCGCCGGTCAATGTGCTGGAGCTTCTCGAACATCCCGAGGATTCTGTCGCCCGTCGAGCCGTCACCTACAGCCATGTTACAGCTCCCTCTCGAAGAAACTGCCCCGCTCCAGACTGAGCAGAGTGCGCAAGGCCATCGCCAGCGCGCCGATCTCCACGCCGAACGATATCGCCCGCCAAGCGGCCATATTCGGCTCCTTGAGTATCCAGTAGGTCACGTTCTCCATGCGGAGGTTGCTCCAGAACCCCGTTTCCGGCAGCCCGCTCGTGAGGTACTGCCCGATAGGGACGACGCCGAGCATGACGACGAACGCCGCCGCGAGCATCAGCGTGGCCTCGGCGGACCTGATCCGAAACGCGCGATAGGCGGCCGAGACGATATAGAAGGCGATAATGGAGAACATCGTCGCGCCCGGCGCGGCGACGGTGCCGCTGAACAGCATGTCGTAGGTGTTCTTCGCCGCGGGCGACTTGCTGAACATCTGCCAGAAACCAGCTCCCAGCATCGCGGCGAATGCGGCGTAGAGCGCGAGGCTGTTGTGCCATCCGGCGCGCCTTCGTGTCAGATTGCGGCCGTGAAACCTGAGCAGGCTGAAGATGCCGAGTCCGAGGGCGAACGAAGAAAGCACCAGCGTGATGTCGGCGACCCTCTGCTGGGCGAAGACCGTCAGGAAGTTCTCGCCGGTCTTGGGATCGGGCGGAACGAAGAACTCGACCGAGTATATGAGGCCCGCCAGGAAGGTGACGGCGGCGACCACCGTCTTCCTGGCCCGGCTCGGCACGAGCCTCAGGACGAAGAACAGCGCCCCGCCGATGACAAGGAAGTCACCGAGCACGGCCAGCGCCCACAGATATTGCGGAGCGCCCGGTTTGACTGCCCACTGTGTAAACAACTATCCCTCCGAAAAACCCTCTCGCTATCGCGCGGCGCAGCCGGCGCTCAACAAGTCGAGCGCCCAGTGGCCCGCGCCCAGAACCGACGCACCGATGATCCCCGCAACCACCACGAGAATCAGCACCGCCTTGGCATAGTCCTGACCAACCAGACTGCCGAGCAGCGTCGGCTCGCGGCTTAGATACGCACTCGCGGCGTAAAACTCATCGCCGATGATCGTGTAGTCGCAGGACGTGATGAAGAACGGTATCTGCGTGATGCTAGGCGTACCGGCGACCTGCATAGCGCCGACATGATGGCCGGTCTCTGCCAGGATCAGCGCCTCCGCAAAGAACGTGCCGAACATGAAGTTCGACGCGACGTTCTCGCGGGTCAGGATGCCGACGCATCCCGACGCGTAGGCGAACTGATCGTCCGAAAGGTATCGGATGTCCTCGCTGTTGAACTGCTCCGGCTTACCCTCGCTGTTATAGGCGTCCTTGCTGATCTCCTCCGCGATGGTATAGACCACGGAGTCGGCGGTCGGCACGATCACGCGGGTGCGGTACTTGGCGGCGATGGCCGTCACGTAGCGCAGGATCGAGAGCGCCTGCAGTGTCGGCAGGCTGAGGACGGCGAGTCCGGGCGAGAACATCATCGGTCGGCCCATCTCGGTGGCGCGGCCGACCGCTTCGTCAATCGCGCTCAGGCCGGGAATGCGCCGGATGTGAAGTACCCTGCCCCTCCGCGCGGAGAAGATCTTGAACAATATGAGTAAGACCAGAAGCGCTTCCAGAACGGCTATCGGCAAGTTTGCGTGATCCATGTTTCGTCTCAGGACTACCGAGCGCAGCAGTCGGGCTAAAGGCGCAGCACTCTGAGCCAAGCGTGATCGGCTCCGAGAGCCGATGCGACGAAGATGCCCGCGATCACCATCACGATCAGGACCGCCTTCGCGTAGTCCTGTCCGACCAGGCTTCCGAGGAGCGTCGGCTCGCGGCTGAGATACGCGCTGGCCGCGTAGAACTCATCGCCGAATATCGTGTAGTCGCACGACGTCAGGAAGAACGGCACCTGTATGATCCCCGGGGTGCCCGCGACCTGCATCGCGCCCGCCTGATTGCCGGTCTCTGAGAGAATCAGCGCCTCGGCCTGGAACGCCCCGAACATGAAACTGGACGCTACCTTCTCCCTCGTTATGATGCCGACACACCCCGCCGCATAGGCGAACTGGTCGTCCGATAGAAACCGGATGTCCTCCGGGTTGTGCAACTCCGGCCGTCCGGCCGCGGCGCACGCGTCCTTGCACACCTCTTCCGCAATCGTATAGACCACGGAGTCGGCGGTCGGTACGATCACTCTCGACCGGTATTTCACCGCGACGGCCATTATGTGCCGCAGAATCGCGAGCGACTGCAGCGTCGAGAGCGAGAGCACCGTCCATCCCGGCGTGAATAGTATCGGACGGCCCATCTCAGTCGCGCGGCCGACGGCCTCGTCAATTGCGCTCAGCCCCGGTATCCGGCGGATGTAGAGGTCCGTACCGCGTCGGGCCGAGAATATCTTGTACAGGATCAAGGCGGAGAAGACCGCCTCCATGATCGCTACCGGCAGGTTCGCGTGATCCAAAACAGCGCCCCCAGATCAGTCCGTCTCGTCGGTCCCATTGGACGGATGGGACAGATGGGACTGATGAGCCTCACTCCTTGTCCGACAACTCCTCTATCTTCTCGATCAGCAGGTCCACGTTTTCGGCCGAGGCAAGAAGGCGGGAGAACCTGTGAACCCCTTCCGCTCCGAAAAGCGGCACCAGGAACGGGCTTGCCACGAGTATTGACTGGCTTGCGAGAAACGCCACCGGCTTGTGCATCTCGAGGAACATGACCGCCGGGGTCTCCATCCGTCTGCCCACGATTTTGCCGGCAAGCTCAACGATCAGCTTGTCCCGATCCTCGGGCGAGAGCTCATCTTCGTCGTACTCCTCCGGCTCAGTCGCTGCCACGCGTCTGAACAGCATCGCGCAACTCCTTTACCGCGCGAATGATCTCGTCGCGCTGCCGGCCGAATCTCAGGTAGACGCCCCGGTACGCCTCGAGCCGGGTCTGCCTCGACAACGGACTCAGCTTGATGCCCCGGTCGTCCAGGTAGCATTTCCTCACCCTGCCCCACTCGATCCGCGTAAGCGACGTAAGTGTTCTCGCCGACGCGCCGACGGAATCGAGTTCGTAGCGGATGGGGAAGAGGTAGTCGGCGAGCGAAGCAGCGACAAGACCCAATGCGACAAAACCGACGGTCAGATTCCCAAAGAAGACGCGAGACAAGAAGAGAGTGAGGACGGCGACGGGAATGATCGGAAGCAACTTGCCCGGCTGCTCCCGGAGCAGATGCACCTTCCAGGCGAGGATCGGTTCGGCGTGACTCTTCGTCGAGCCGGCCTCAAGGATTTCTTGCGCTTTCTGCATACGGTCGTCGCAACTCCCGAGGGCACTGAGCTTTGAAGTTCGTGCGGGTATTATAGCCGGGTTCAGGAAGACATGTCAAATCAGAATCGGACCGGAGCATCAACAAGCGGGCCGGCACTCGAACTTGTTGGCTTAGCGCACCGCTGGTATAATCGCCTTGAGGTGATGAGATGGACAGACTGATCGTAAGCGCATCGAGCAGGAAATGGTTCGGGGCGGCACCGCTGTTCGACCCATCTGACGGCGTCGTGGTCAGGGAAGCCCCGGGGTCGGGCGCTGGGAACTGGGTAGGCGCGTGCAGTGCGCTCTACGACGAGGAATCCGACAAGTTCTATCTTTACTTCCGGTATCGCAAGCCGAGGGGTGTCGAGCCCGACCGCGGCTTCCTGTGCGGCATCGCGCAGAGCGATGACGGCATACGCTTCGACGACATCTGGTCGGCGACCAAAGAGCAATTCGAGACGAGTTCAATGGAGCGCGCGAGCCTCTTCAAGGCGCCGGACGGGATCTGGCGGCTGTACGTCAGCTACGTTGACCCGGTCGACAGCCGATGGAGAATAGATGTGATGGAAGCCGATGCCCCAAGCACATTCGACCCGGCCACTCGGAAGAAGGTCTTCACGTCGGGCGATGTAGGTCTGGAGGGCGTGAAGGACCCGTATGTCGTCATGATCGGGAGGAAGCACTATATGCTGATCTCGTACGCGGCGGTCACGCCTGAGGGCGCGTCAGCCGGCGCGGACAAACTCCACGGCACTTCGGATGCCTACAACACCGGACTGGTGAAATCGTATACCGGTCTCGCCACGAGCAACGACGGCCTCGATTTCGAATGGCAGGGATGCGCGCTCGACGTCGGGACGGGCTGGGATGCCTACGAGAGCAGAGTCACCTCTGCGGTCTACGTTCCGCCGGTCTTCAGCGCATTCTACGACGGGGCTCCGAATGTCGAGGGAAACTACGAGGAGAGGACCGGGCTGGCCGTAAGCACGGACCTGCGCTCGTTCGAGCGGGTGACGCCCCACGGCCCGGCGATCGTTTCGCCTCACGCCTCAGGCGCGCTGAGGTATGTGGATGCGGTGCAGATGGGCAGCAGGGTCTTCTACTACTATGAGATGGCCCGCCCGGACGGCGCGCACGATTTGATGGTGAGCGTGGTCGGGTAGATTGCTCGCGAACTGGCCGCCGTTTCTACAGTTCCTTCAGTATCATGAGCTGTTTCTGTGACCGAATGATATCCTCGTAGAACTTGCGGACCTCGGCGTAGCGGGCGACCGGCACGATCGCAGACTGACGCACGGTCTTCTCGGTCACTCGAAGCGTAAGGCCTTCCAGTAAGCACTTCCGCTCGTAGCCCGCAAAGTCGGACGTCAGCAATTGGTCCTGCGGCATTTCCTCGACGGTGAATCCCTCAGGCAGACTGATGATGGTTTCGGTGATACTGCTCTGCGCGCCGGTGAACCAGAGGTCGTACCTGCGAGAAGACTTCGAGAACAGGGTCTGGTCGGCCGGATCCTGGTCGAGCCCGGGTCTGAACAGCAGGAACTTGCCGGTACGATTCGCCCAATTTTCGGCCCGCAGACTGTAGCCGATCGTCATCCGAGAGTCCCTGTCCGAATAGTCGGAGACCGAGCACTCTCCGATCCGGGCATTCGGGGAGATACCAGCCACCATCGCCTCGAAAGTCTCCTTGACCCTGCTCGGCTTCAGATACTTATACATCGCCCGGGTAGCCAGGTCGGAGGCACCCGATGTGGTAATAGTGGCCGAGGCCGATATCCCGCCCCTCGCGTCAAGGCTGATCGTAACGCGCTGTGCGACGGAGTTCGTCAACACGTCGTAGGTCGGCGTCTGTACGAACTCGCCCTTCCCGTCGCGAACGACGAGAACATCGCGGCCCCGATCAGCCTCCGGAAGATCGCCGAACGGACAGACCTCAGCGGTCGAATCGAGCCAGTACCGCTTCCCTCCGATCTCCGCCAGCGCGATGGCATGGTCGAACTGGCCGGGCGAGGGCAGTCTCCGGTCCATCGAGCCTCTATATGAGACTGACAGCAGGACCGGGTATGCGTTGATACCGGCGTGGCGCAGCATCGTCACCAGAAGCGTCGCCTGATCCTTGCAGTCGCCGTACTTGTTTGCGAAAACATCGGCGGCACTGTGGGGTTCGTAAGCGGACGCACCGAATGCCAGAGCCACGTAGCGGACATTGTCCTCGATCCAGTAGTATATCGCCCTCGCTTTCTCTTCGTCGGTCTTTCGGCCCTCCACAAGATCGGCGACCTTCTGTTCGATCTCCGGCGACGGCGTCATTCTCGGCTCCACGAGTCTCCAGTACCAGGCGGCAACATCGTCCCAGGCCGTGACCGACGAGACCTCGAACCAAGGGCATACCTCGCTTGCAGGCGGCATGTTCGGCTCAGGCTCGATCTCGCCGAAGTCGCGGCCTTCCCAAACGTAGGTCTTCGTCCTGCCGTCCTTCGAGGTCGTCGCGAGAGGCTTGATCTCCGTGTTGTAGGCCTGACTGCCGAAACCCGTATCTGCGGGTGTGATGAGCGTAAACCGCGAGAGAACAGTCGGCTCGGACGACTGAAAATACCATCGGCTCCAGAAGTGCGGCGGCATAATCGTGCTCTTTCCGCTGATTTCCCACTCGTAGTCTATTATGCAGTCGTCCTCGACCGCAGGCATGATCAGCACCTTGGCCCTGATCGAAGAGTACAGTGCGTAGCCCGAGTACGGGGCGACCTCCTGGATGTCGGCCGGCTTGACCAGGACGACGGCACCGTCTTTCCTGATCGTTCGCGCGCGGATGATCCGTATCTTCTCGAACGCCGAGTTGAAGGCCAGATGCACGTTGGCCGCCGAGCGGCCCCGCTCGTTGAAGATCCTCTGCGTCATTCTCGTGCGGGTTGCCCAGCTTCCGTCGTGGCGGACAGTGTGCCAGCATTCGTCAATGAGATTGACATAGCCGGCATTTGGGTATTCCGATGATGACGGGGCGCCCTGGAGGAGCGCGGCCGCATCATCGGGTGAAGCGGTCACGGCTGCGCAGGCGTGAAGTATTGCAGCGGCGACTAGAAATCTGAGTATGGTCTTCATGAGAATCCTCGGCTCGCACCGGCGGATGCGGCAGGAGGATTATACCAGATGCGAAAAAATCGCGCGGGAACCCCCTTGACAACGCGGGACGATCCGGGTATATTATGTTCTCGGACTTAGCACTCTCGACGTGTGAGTGCCAGCACTCTTTATCCTGAACCATCAAACAAGGAGGTGACACGTTAAATGCTCAAGCCGATCGGTGACAAGGTCATCGTCGAGGCAAAGGCCGAGGAGGAGAAGACCTCCGGAGGCATCATTCTGCCCGACACCGCGAAGGAGAAGCCCCAGGAGGGTACCGTCATCGCAGTAGGTCCCGGCAAGGTTCTCGAGAATGGCGAGCGCAGGACCATGACCGTAAAGAAAGGCGATACCGTAATCTACTCCAAGTACGGGGGCACCGAGGTAACCGTGGAGGGCAAGGAATACATCATCCTCGACGAGGACTCGATCTACGCTATCCGCGCCTGATTCAGCAATCTCAAAACATAGGAGGTTTGGCTTATGCCTGCAAAGATCATCGCATACGATGAAGAAGCACGTCGCGCGCTCGAACGCGGCGCCAACGCAGTAGCGAACGCCGTCAAGGTGACCCTTGGTCCCAAGGGACGCAACGTAGTGCTCGACAAGAAGTGGGGCGCCCCCACCATCACCAAGGACGGCGTTACCGTAGCGAAGGAAATCGAACTGGAGGATGCCTATGAGAACATGGGCGCTCAGCTCGTGCGCGAAGTAGCATCCAAGACCAATGATGTGGCCGGTGACGGCACGACGACGGCCACCGTGCTCGCGCAGTCTATCGTGAACGAGGGCCTTCGCTACGTGACCGCAGGTGGAAACCCGATGATCGTCAAGAAGGGTATTGACCTTGCGGTTGACAGGGCCGTCGAGGAGATCAAGAAGCTCAGCACCCCGGTCACCGACAAGGAATCCGTCGCGAGCGTTGCGGCGATCGCGGGTAACGACAAGGAGATAGGAGACCTGATCTCCGATGCAATGGAGAAGGTCGGCAAGGACGGCGTCATCACAGTCGAGGAGTCGAAGGGCACCGGCACCACCCTGGAGGTGGTCGAGGGAATGCAGTTCGACAAGGGCTACATCTCGCCATACATGGTAACCGACGCCGAGCGGATGGAGGCGATCCTCGAGGATCCCATCATCTTCATTCACGAGAAGAAAATCAGCGCCGCCGCGGACTTGATCCCCGTTCTGGAGAAGATCGCGGGTTCGCGCAGACCTTTCGTCATCATCGCCGAGGACGTTGACGGCGATGCGCTGGCTACCCTGGTGGTCAATAAGATTCGCGGCACTCTCCAGGCCGTCGCGGTGAAGGCGCCGGGATTTGGCGACAGGCGCAAGGCCATGATGGAAGACATCGCGATCCTGACAAACGGAACGTTCATCTCGGAGGACCTGGGGGTCAAGCTGGAGAACGTTGACCTCTCCATGATGGGTCAGGCCAAGAAGGTCATAGTCTCGAAGGAAGAGACTACCATAGTCGAGGGTGCAGGGAGCGCGGAGGCGGTCAAGGGCCGGATCGACATGATCCGCCGCCAGATCGAGAACACCGACTCGTCTTACGACAAGGAGAAGCTCCAGGAGCGCCTGGCGAAGCTCGCGGGCGGCGTTGCGGTCATCAAGGTCGGCGCGGCAACCGAGACCGAGCTCAAAGAGAAGAAGCACCGCTTCGAGGATGCCCTCTCCGCGACCCGCGCGGCCGTAGAGGAAGGCATTGTCCCCGGCGGCGGCGCGACTCTGGTGCACATCATTCCCGCGC
Proteins encoded:
- a CDS encoding DUF3857 domain-containing protein, whose amino-acid sequence is MKTILRFLVAAAILHACAAVTASPDDAAALLQGAPSSSEYPNAGYVNLIDECWHTVRHDGSWATRTRMTQRIFNERGRSAANVHLAFNSAFEKIRIIRARTIRKDGAVVLVKPADIQEVAPYSGYALYSSIRAKVLIMPAVEDDCIIDYEWEISGKSTIMPPHFWSRWYFQSSEPTVLSRFTLITPADTGFGSQAYNTEIKPLATTSKDGRTKTYVWEGRDFGEIEPEPNMPPASEVCPWFEVSSVTAWDDVAAWYWRLVEPRMTPSPEIEQKVADLVEGRKTDEEKARAIYYWIEDNVRYVALAFGASAYEPHSAADVFANKYGDCKDQATLLVTMLRHAGINAYPVLLSVSYRGSMDRRLPSPGQFDHAIALAEIGGKRYWLDSTAEVCPFGDLPEADRGRDVLVVRDGKGEFVQTPTYDVLTNSVAQRVTISLDARGGISASATITTSGASDLATRAMYKYLKPSRVKETFEAMVAGISPNARIGECSVSDYSDRDSRMTIGYSLRAENWANRTGKFLLFRPGLDQDPADQTLFSKSSRRYDLWFTGAQSSITETIISLPEGFTVEEMPQDQLLTSDFAGYERKCLLEGLTLRVTEKTVRQSAIVPVARYAEVRKFYEDIIRSQKQLMILKEL
- the groL gene encoding chaperonin GroEL (60 kDa chaperone family; promotes refolding of misfolded polypeptides especially under stressful conditions; forms two stacked rings of heptamers to form a barrel-shaped 14mer; ends can be capped by GroES; misfolded proteins enter the barrel where they are refolded when GroES binds); amino-acid sequence: MPAKIIAYDEEARRALERGANAVANAVKVTLGPKGRNVVLDKKWGAPTITKDGVTVAKEIELEDAYENMGAQLVREVASKTNDVAGDGTTTATVLAQSIVNEGLRYVTAGGNPMIVKKGIDLAVDRAVEEIKKLSTPVTDKESVASVAAIAGNDKEIGDLISDAMEKVGKDGVITVEESKGTGTTLEVVEGMQFDKGYISPYMVTDAERMEAILEDPIIFIHEKKISAAADLIPVLEKIAGSRRPFVIIAEDVDGDALATLVVNKIRGTLQAVAVKAPGFGDRRKAMMEDIAILTNGTFISEDLGVKLENVDLSMMGQAKKVIVSKEETTIVEGAGSAEAVKGRIDMIRRQIENTDSSYDKEKLQERLAKLAGGVAVIKVGAATETELKEKKHRFEDALSATRAAVEEGIVPGGGATLVHIIPALEGVGESDDEKVGVAIVRRALEEPLRQIAANAGLEGSVVVEKVKGLKKGKGLDALTEEYVDLAKAGIVDPVKVTRSALENAASIASMILTTEALVAEKPEKKPAAPAGPPGGGYGEDMY
- the groES gene encoding co-chaperone GroES; protein product: MLKPIGDKVIVEAKAEEEKTSGGIILPDTAKEKPQEGTVIAVGPGKVLENGERRTMTVKKGDTVIYSKYGGTEVTVEGKEYIILDEDSIYAIRA